A portion of the Chryseobacterium tructae genome contains these proteins:
- a CDS encoding UbiA family prenyltransferase, giving the protein MNSEKETFQSKNYISKSLYYRFSQFVGFLLGARFFVAALLTFALYVSTFFLFNQEESFRNFVFDFKVHGIIFCTVLTILAGGIINQFYDLEKDHIVKPFRTRIQSFIKQKYFLYAYLGLSLISLGVAWMISHNVFIFFVVYQFFMWFYSHKLSRILILNNLTFVSLTLYPFFGMMVYYETFSKKVFLMAVFLFLILLCIDIVKDTLTRSVDKTFGYITIPNYFKSRNTKIILISLLFITMGVSMKIITKTGVSGFMAYYFAGGLFVMILCIYLFLNSTRKSNFLTLNILRLWVFVGIIAMLLNGIEHKL; this is encoded by the coding sequence ATGAATTCTGAAAAAGAAACTTTCCAATCCAAAAATTATATCTCAAAATCTCTATATTACAGATTTTCACAATTCGTGGGCTTTTTGCTCGGAGCACGTTTTTTTGTAGCGGCTCTTTTAACATTTGCCCTGTACGTTTCAACCTTTTTCCTGTTTAATCAGGAAGAATCTTTCAGAAACTTTGTCTTTGATTTTAAAGTCCATGGCATTATTTTCTGTACCGTTCTGACCATTCTAGCAGGGGGAATTATCAACCAGTTCTACGATCTGGAAAAAGATCATATTGTAAAACCTTTCAGAACCAGAATCCAAAGTTTTATCAAACAGAAGTATTTTTTATATGCTTATCTTGGATTAAGCCTAATTTCCTTAGGAGTGGCCTGGATGATTTCCCATAATGTTTTCATTTTTTTTGTGGTTTACCAGTTTTTTATGTGGTTTTATAGCCACAAATTGAGCCGGATATTAATCTTGAACAATCTCACATTTGTAAGTCTTACCTTATATCCTTTCTTTGGAATGATGGTCTATTATGAAACCTTTTCTAAGAAAGTTTTTCTGATGGCTGTTTTTCTTTTTCTAATCCTTTTATGCATTGATATTGTAAAAGATACCCTGACCAGAAGCGTGGATAAAACATTTGGATATATTACCATTCCCAACTATTTTAAAAGCAGGAATACAAAGATCATTCTTATATCTTTACTTTTTATAACGATGGGAGTCTCCATGAAAATTATTACCAAAACCGGAGTTTCCGGATTTATGGCGTATTACTTTGCGGGAGGACTATTTGTGATGATTCTGTGTATTTATCTTTTTTTAAATTCCACCAGAAAGAGTAACTTTCTCACATTGAATATATTACGTTTGTGGGTTTTTGTAGGAATTATCGCAATGCTTCTAAACGGAATTGAACATAAATTATAA
- a CDS encoding helix-turn-helix domain-containing protein — MSLNERISKVIEYSQLTPSEFADEIDVQRSSISHITSGRNKPSLEFIIKIKSRFPELLWDWLVTGEGEMLKPKLPETAISEEQVEEDPVRTTPLPDLFTMMNNDDEFGVDEDETDQPLNALGESVISAKDKAPEKISDSQRLEKTPEEILSQVIGNQTNKIQRIVLFYENGKFESFEP; from the coding sequence ATGAGTTTAAACGAAAGAATTTCAAAAGTTATAGAGTACTCCCAACTTACTCCATCTGAATTTGCAGATGAGATCGATGTGCAGCGTTCTTCAATTTCGCATATTACATCCGGAAGAAATAAACCGTCATTAGAGTTTATCATAAAAATAAAATCCCGCTTTCCTGAACTTCTTTGGGACTGGCTAGTTACAGGTGAGGGTGAAATGCTAAAACCTAAATTACCGGAAACAGCAATTTCAGAGGAACAAGTAGAAGAAGATCCGGTAAGAACAACGCCTCTACCCGATCTTTTTACCATGATGAATAACGATGACGAATTTGGAGTGGATGAAGATGAAACAGACCAGCCTCTGAATGCTCTTGGAGAATCGGTTATATCAGCCAAAGATAAAGCCCCGGAAAAAATATCGGATTCTCAGCGATTAGAAAAGACACCTGAAGAAATACTAAGTCAAGTTATTGGAAATCAAACCAATAAAATACAACGTATTGTTTTGTTTTACGAAAACGGAAAATTCGAAAGTTTTGAGCCTTAG
- a CDS encoding proline dehydrogenase family protein — MPIFNDTKVAFADKTDAQLRKAYWMFKMIEQPALTSLGTSVLNFTVHNNFPFVTGIVKSTLFAQFCGGETREESMKVVKQLFKRGVGSIFDYSIEGKEDEATFDAVCKEIKDIVRFSVGNPAIPFIVFKPTAFGRIDLYEAVGKGAELTTSQKEEWARVVRRFDEVCALCHENDKKVMVDAEETWMQDSADQLCEEMMEKYNQEKPIVWNTIQMYRTGRLEYMEANLQRAREKNYFIGYKIVRGAYMEKERARAAEKGYADPIQPNKEASDKNYNAGIDFVMNHLDKVSAFFGTHNEISSELIMDKMKSKSLENGNPHVYFGQLYGMSDNITFYLSDKGYNVAKYLPYGPVKDVVPYLTRRAQENTSVAGQTGRELGLIKKELERRKK, encoded by the coding sequence ATGCCCATTTTTAATGATACTAAAGTTGCATTTGCAGATAAGACAGATGCACAGTTGAGAAAGGCTTACTGGATGTTTAAAATGATTGAACAGCCCGCTCTTACCAGCCTTGGAACATCCGTTCTTAATTTTACAGTACACAACAACTTTCCATTCGTTACCGGGATTGTAAAAAGCACTTTGTTTGCACAATTCTGTGGTGGAGAAACTCGTGAGGAAAGTATGAAGGTTGTAAAACAGCTTTTCAAAAGAGGAGTTGGAAGTATTTTCGACTATTCTATTGAAGGAAAAGAAGATGAAGCAACTTTTGATGCAGTATGTAAGGAGATCAAAGATATCGTAAGATTTTCAGTAGGAAATCCGGCGATTCCTTTTATCGTATTCAAACCTACAGCATTTGGAAGGATCGATTTGTATGAAGCTGTTGGAAAAGGGGCAGAGCTTACTACCAGCCAGAAAGAAGAATGGGCGAGAGTTGTAAGAAGATTTGATGAGGTATGTGCTCTTTGTCATGAAAATGATAAAAAAGTAATGGTAGATGCAGAAGAAACCTGGATGCAGGATTCAGCAGATCAGCTTTGTGAGGAGATGATGGAGAAGTATAACCAAGAAAAGCCTATCGTTTGGAACACGATCCAGATGTACAGAACAGGAAGATTGGAATATATGGAAGCAAACCTTCAGAGAGCAAGAGAAAAGAACTATTTCATCGGTTATAAGATTGTTCGTGGAGCTTATATGGAGAAGGAAAGAGCGAGAGCAGCCGAGAAGGGATATGCAGATCCGATTCAGCCTAACAAAGAAGCTTCAGATAAGAACTATAATGCAGGAATCGATTTTGTGATGAATCATCTGGATAAAGTATCTGCATTCTTTGGAACTCATAACGAAATTTCTTCTGAATTGATTATGGATAAAATGAAATCCAAGTCTTTAGAAAATGGGAATCCACACGTTTATTTTGGACAGCTTTACGGAATGAGTGATAATATCACTTTCTATTTGTCTGATAAAGGATATAATGTGGCTAAATATCTTCCATACGGCCCCGTGAAGGATGTTGTACCTTATCTTACGAGAAGAGCTCAGGAAAATACCTCTGTAGCCGGACAAACCGGAAGAGAGCTTGGGCTGATTAAGAAAGAGTTGGAAAGAAGGAAAAAATAA
- a CDS encoding M14 family zinc carboxypeptidase — protein sequence MNFEQIYSPNPDFSNRYISPEKLFSYLQANLSDYIQVIGTSYLEKPIYQLSIGTGDIQVLAWSQMHGNESNATHAMLDLLTSLDKAPEMRDDLFTKIKLDFIFMLNPDGSEKWTRLNAVDIDLNRDFHNEASKEIRFLKNAAESKKYDYALNLHEQRTIFTTDGIHPATLSFLAPSENIERTVTENRKKCMAVIGSVYSHLKEMIPNQIGRYSDEFYPTSTGDNFIKAGMPTILFEGGHFVDDYTRKGTRKYYTIALYYALKAISELNSDTTGWETYLDIPENKETHYDIIYRNVRLNTEHECILDIAVQYREMKEEEKDDISFVPFVMEAGDVKKRKGWLEIDCTGKKFISANKYPKLDSVVDFTIED from the coding sequence ATGAACTTTGAACAGATTTATTCTCCTAACCCCGATTTCTCTAATCGCTATATTTCCCCTGAAAAATTATTTTCTTATCTACAGGCAAATCTCAGCGATTATATTCAAGTGATTGGAACATCCTATTTAGAGAAACCTATTTATCAATTAAGCATCGGAACCGGAGACATTCAGGTATTAGCCTGGTCACAAATGCACGGTAATGAATCCAATGCTACACATGCGATGCTTGACCTTTTGACAAGTCTTGATAAAGCTCCTGAAATGAGGGATGATCTATTCACTAAAATTAAACTAGACTTTATCTTTATGCTCAACCCTGACGGATCTGAAAAATGGACAAGGCTTAATGCCGTTGATATTGATCTTAACCGGGATTTTCATAATGAAGCCAGTAAGGAGATCAGGTTTCTGAAAAATGCAGCAGAATCCAAGAAGTATGATTATGCGTTAAACCTTCATGAGCAGAGAACCATTTTTACCACTGATGGTATTCATCCGGCTACTCTTTCTTTTTTGGCTCCTTCTGAAAATATAGAACGTACCGTAACTGAAAACAGAAAAAAATGTATGGCAGTTATCGGAAGTGTTTATAGCCATTTAAAAGAAATGATCCCTAATCAGATTGGGAGATATTCTGATGAATTTTATCCGACTTCTACAGGTGATAATTTTATAAAAGCAGGAATGCCTACTATATTATTTGAAGGGGGACATTTTGTAGATGACTATACAAGAAAAGGAACCCGAAAATATTATACGATTGCATTATATTATGCATTGAAAGCAATCAGTGAATTGAACTCAGATACTACAGGATGGGAAACTTATCTTGACATCCCGGAGAATAAGGAAACCCACTATGATATTATCTATAGAAATGTAAGATTGAATACAGAACACGAATGTATTTTAGATATTGCCGTGCAGTATAGAGAAATGAAAGAAGAGGAAAAAGATGACATTTCTTTTGTTCCTTTTGTAATGGAAGCGGGAGATGTAAAAAAGAGGAAAGGTTGGTTGGAAATAGATTGTACAGGAAAGAAGTTTATTTCTGCTAATAAATATCCAAAGTTGGATTCAGTAGTAGATTTTACGATAGAAGATTAA
- a CDS encoding mevalonate kinase family protein: MTNPLFYAKIILFGEYGMIEDSQGLVVPYSFYKGTLKFSDLASEFELTSNRHLQKYSDFLTKLDLSDDFTLDIESFKKDIANGLFFDSNIPQGYGVGSSGALVAAIFEKYSVSKLNPENISKENLKKLKAVFGEMESYFHGKSSGMDPLICYMNLPILIENKENLDRVSIPDGEEGKGAIFLIDSGITGETGPMIQIFFEKMKTEGFRKTLKEEFIRYNNACIEAFLKKDMNPFFRNLKKLSNWAYEHFRPMIPESIFNIWKKGLDSNAYYLKLCGSGGGGYILGFTQDYEKAEKMLDGFQKEVIYRF, encoded by the coding sequence ATGACCAACCCTTTATTTTATGCAAAAATAATCCTGTTTGGAGAATATGGAATGATTGAAGATTCCCAAGGGCTTGTAGTACCTTACAGCTTCTATAAAGGAACCTTAAAGTTTTCAGATCTGGCTTCAGAATTTGAGCTTACTTCAAACAGACATCTGCAGAAATATTCAGACTTTCTTACAAAGCTTGATCTTTCTGATGATTTTACATTGGATATTGAAAGCTTCAAAAAAGATATTGCAAACGGCCTTTTCTTTGATTCCAATATTCCTCAGGGATATGGAGTAGGAAGCTCAGGAGCCTTGGTGGCTGCTATTTTTGAAAAATATTCGGTGAGTAAACTGAATCCTGAGAATATCTCTAAGGAAAATCTTAAAAAATTAAAAGCTGTTTTTGGTGAAATGGAAAGTTATTTCCATGGGAAAAGTTCAGGAATGGATCCTTTGATCTGCTACATGAACCTGCCTATTCTTATCGAAAATAAAGAAAATCTGGACAGAGTATCTATTCCTGATGGAGAAGAAGGAAAAGGAGCTATTTTCCTGATCGATTCCGGAATTACAGGCGAAACAGGACCTATGATTCAGATCTTCTTTGAAAAAATGAAGACAGAAGGGTTCCGTAAAACACTGAAAGAGGAGTTTATCCGTTATAATAATGCATGTATCGAAGCGTTCCTTAAAAAAGATATGAACCCTTTCTTTAGAAATCTTAAAAAGCTTTCTAACTGGGCTTATGAACACTTCCGTCCAATGATTCCTGAAAGTATTTTTAATATCTGGAAAAAAGGACTGGATTCCAATGCGTATTACTTAAAACTTTGCGGAAGCGGCGGCGGCGGCTATATTTTAGGCTTTACTCAAGACTATGAAAAAGCAGAGAAAATGCTTGATGGCTTCCAAAAAGAGGTGATTTACCGATTTTAA
- a CDS encoding DUF4920 domain-containing protein, with translation MKFKAILFAVAVSASTLAFAQETSQKKFSPPAGNALLGDIYGAGVAANTESKAITVDKLGKKLKKENKKLENVAIKGKVTDVCEKKGCWLTIQTEDNSQFFVKMKDYAFFVPTALKGKNVVLEGNAERKVISVDEQKHYAEDAKKPQSEIDAITQPKEEIRFLASGIKVVN, from the coding sequence ATGAAATTTAAAGCTATATTATTCGCAGTAGCTGTAAGTGCTTCTACGCTGGCTTTTGCTCAGGAAACATCACAAAAGAAATTTTCACCACCAGCAGGAAATGCTCTGTTAGGTGATATATACGGAGCCGGAGTTGCTGCCAATACAGAATCTAAAGCCATTACAGTAGACAAACTGGGTAAAAAGCTTAAAAAGGAAAATAAAAAGCTGGAAAACGTAGCTATTAAAGGAAAAGTAACCGATGTATGTGAGAAAAAAGGTTGCTGGCTGACTATTCAAACTGAAGACAATTCACAGTTTTTTGTAAAAATGAAAGATTATGCCTTCTTCGTTCCAACCGCTTTAAAGGGTAAAAATGTAGTTCTGGAAGGGAATGCTGAAAGAAAAGTAATTTCTGTAGATGAGCAAAAACATTATGCTGAAGATGCAAAGAAACCCCAATCTGAAATTGATGCCATTACACAGCCTAAGGAAGAAATCAGGTTTCTGGCAAGCGGAATTAAAGTAGTAAACTAA